A single window of Salvia splendens isolate huo1 chromosome 6, SspV2, whole genome shotgun sequence DNA harbors:
- the LOC121807218 gene encoding increased DNA methylation 1-like — MIDKMMVDSATMLFSREFEDLHDDGFDGSTDEQKIFSEIFFGSDGSRKKEYMVSETTIVHCDCIKGTDMSLCSNSGKSSLTCHNDYAEEEFSGKCPLEDLLSMKSNHEVKSSVEDHPYVKRDLGDTLCTPAPSERVVSGISLDSSISARGTTYSVVESSGQGVTSGSYQLKLFPHQSKVFGISGRGSCKNRVSSLDQSDQKEAANRTVTSPISQESYASRLLATDPSTSVAIRIGTHRFTKPKWKDACFLQLDEDELAMPKDIKNDPRPLLRYHIYRLLRAAGWLIGRRRRNSKYNGIGEYVYKSPGGRPIREFHRAWNMCGESLLAVANSCVQTSDCIQWADMTELWADLSCIIQQIDDKLNILEDTSAMAHLWCLLDPFANVVFIEKTIRLLKEGITVKANRSSVIASDAGSVAKYRKITTSERSCVDPVPLLDYDESNQSDVGLFDVPISSGQLQSLEEFETVFPHQDCNASSPVLDQIIDKEEVVFRQVRKSHKKSRKLSEMKLNGSLLRGQPTDEINSVRCGSKKSKACHLNDNDLLISAIMKTKLCRTPNKWSTRKSKPLKKRKTRKGSCRLLPRSLKKDAKHILEGKWSAVGSRTVLSWLIFSGVVSLNEIIQYRNLKDDTVIKDGLVTRDGILCKCCDMMFSISKFKIHAGFRSNRPCANLFMESGKPFTLCQLEAWSAEYKARKVAPQTEQVDELDQNDDSCGRCGDVGELICCDNCPSAFHQACLFEQELPEGNWYCPQCRCQICTDVVRNKESSQLHGDLNCIQCEDKYHETCMKRNGIEIGLVSDNWFCGDGCSQVYNGLQSRVGLENLLSDGFSWTLLRCIPSDQKVHSAQQVMALRAECNSKLAVAITIMEECFLPMVDIKTGIDMIPQVIYNWGSQFARLNYSGFFTVVLEKDDAVLCVASIRIHGVKVAELPLIATCSRYRRQGLCRRLINAIEEMLKSLKVEKLVISAIPDLVDTWTLGFGFERVEEEEMQSLSKTNLMVFPGAVWLKKMLYDNHSTDERNGSCDDLDSIDVGAHESGPNAEQEPSVDSFATIEDCDTTSEALQFCKGNILDILQNPLYFKHQDSKPPGHNSLVEGTSDEAGPNQETERCILPNQPSRLDELGHEQQQPDHNSCPEDANSGWRQKPVAFLDELSSSSILGNPVLRVSAEDPVTVPPGGKIDVGFGTEAEGIHSVRQNIVFL, encoded by the exons TGCAGAAGAGGAATTTTCTGGAAAATGTCCTTTGGAAGATTTATTATCAATGAAAAGTAACCATGAGGTGAAATCATCCGTTGAAGATCATCCATATGTGAAACGAGATTTGGGGGATACATTGTGCACTCCAGCTCCCTCAGAAAGAGTGGTTTCAGGCATATCTCTAGACAGCTCTATTTCTGCACGTGGCACAACATATAGTGTAGTCGAATCATCTGGTCAGGGTGTTACATCTGGTAGTTATCAGCTGAAGCTTTTTCCCCATCAAAGCAAAGTATTTGGAATTAGTGGTAGAGGTAGCTGTAAAAATAGGGTATCTAGCTTAGATCAAAGTGATCAGAAGGAAGCTGCAAATAGAACTGTTACTTCTCCTATTTCTCAAGAGAGCTATGCAAGCAGGCTCCTAGCTACCGATCCATCTACATCTGTTGCAATCAGAATTGGTACTCATCGATTTACTAAGCCTAAATGGAAGGATGCCTGCTTTTTGCAACTAGATGAAGATGAATTAGCTATGCCAAAGGACATAAAAAATGATCCTCGTCCCCTTCTTCGGTATCACATCTATCGTTTGCTTAGAGCAGCAGGATGGCTGATTGGGAGGCGTAGAAGGAACAGTAAATATAATGGGATTGGAGAATACGTCTATAAGTCTCCAGGAGGGAGACCGATTCGTGAATTTCATAGAGCTTGGAATATGTGTGGCGAGAGTCTATTGGCTGTTGCCAATTCGTGTGTTCAGACAAGTGATTGTATTCAGTGGGCTGATATGACTGAGTTGTGGGCTGATTTATCTTGTATAATACAACAAATTGACGATAAACTAAATATTTTAGAAGATACTTCTGCTATGGCTCATTTGTGGTGCCTTCTGGATCCTTTTGCGAATGTAGTTTTCATTGAGAAGACAATTCGTTTGCTGAAAGAAGGAATTACAGTAAAAGCAAATAGAAGTTCGGTAATTGCATCAGATGCCGGGTCCGTTGCCAAATACCGGAAAATCACCACATCAGAAAGAAGTTGTGTTGACCCAGTGCCCCTTCTTGATTATGATGAGAGTAATCAGAGTGATGTTGGTCTCTTTGATGTTCCAATAAGTTCTGGACAACTTCAATCACTTGAAGAGTTTGAGACTGTTTTCCCTCACCAAGATTGCAATGCAAGTTCCCCAGTGCTTGACCAAATAATAGATAAGGAAGAAGTTGTTTTTCGCCAAGTGAGAAAGAGTCACAAAAAATCTAGAAAACTATCTGAAATGAAACTGAATGGTTCTCTCTTAAGAGGTCAGCCTACGGATGAAATAAATAGTGTCCGATGTGGATCTAAGAAATCAAAAGCTTGTCACCTTAATGACAATGATCTCCTAATTTCTGCCATTATGAAAACTAAATTATGTCGAACCCCAAACAAATGGTCCACGCGAAAGTCTAAACCTCTGAAGAAACGCAAGACCCGCAAAGGCAGCTGCAGATTGCTGCCAAGGAGCCTCAAGAAGGATGCAAAGCATATTCTAGAAGGAAAGTGGTCTGCTGTTGGATCAAGAACAGTGTTATCATGGTTAATTTTCTCTGGTGTTGTTTCATTAAATGAGATAATCCAGTACAGGAATCTAAAAGATGATACCGTGATAAAAGATGGTCTAGTTACCAGGGATGGGATATTATGCAAATGTTGTGACATGATGTTTTCCATCTCAAAGTTCAAGATTCATGCTGGTTTCAGGTCAAATCGCCCTTGTGCCAATCTCTTCATGGAGTCTGGTAAGCCATTCACCTTATGCCAGCTCGAGGCATGGTCAGCTGAATACAAGGCAAGAAAAGTAGCTCCTCAAACGGAGCAAGTTGATGAGCTGGATCAAAATGATGACAGCTGTGGGCGCTGTGGTGATGTTGGTGAATTAATATGTTGCGATAACTGTCCATCAGCATTCCATCAGGCATGCTTGTTTGAACAG GAGCTGCCTGAAGGAAATTGGTATTGTCCCCAATGTCGATGCCAAATTTGTACAGATGTAGTCAGAAATAAAGAATCTTCACAACTCCATGGGGATCTTAATTGCATTCAGTGTGAAGATAAAT ATCATGAAACTTGCATGAAGAGGAACGGTATTGAAATTGGATTGGTCTCAGACAACTGGTTTTGTGGAGATGGCTGTAGCCAG GTCTACAATGGTCTCCAGTCACGTGTTGGGTTGGAAAATCTTCTCTCTGATGGCTTCTCTTGGACGCTTCTGCGATGCATTCCCAGTGACCAAAAGGTTCATTCTGCACAGCAAGTTATGGCTTTGAGGGCAGAATGCAACTCAAAGTTGGCTGTTGCAATCACGATCATGGAGGAATGCTTTCTCCCCATGGTGGATATAAAAACAGGGATTGACATGATACCTCAAGTAATATACAACTGGGG ATCACAATTTGCACGTCTTAACTACAGCGGCTTCTTTACTGTGGTTTTGGAGAAAGATGATGCTGTCCTGTGTGTAGCATCCATCAG AATCCATGGGGTGAAGGTTGCAGAACTGCCTCTAATTGCCACTTGCAGCAGATACCGTCGACAAGGATTGTGCCGCCGCCTAATCAATGCTATTGAAGAG ATGCTAAAATCTTTGAAGGTTGAGAAGCTTGTAATATCTGCTATCCCCGATTTGGTGGATACTTGGACCCTGGGGTTTGGCTTCGAGCGTGTGGAAGAGGAAGAGATGCAAAGTCTCAGTAAAACCAACCTTATGGTGTTTCCTGGAGCAGTGTGGCTGAAGAAGATGTTGTATGACAACCACAGCACGGATGAAAGAAACG GATCATGCGATGATTTGGATTCCATCGACGTGGGAGCTCATGAAAGCGGACCAAATGCAGAACAAGAACCTTCTGTTGATAGCTTTGCTACTATAGAAGACTGCGACACCACATCAGAGGCCTTGCAGTTTTGCAAGGGAAACATTCTAGACATTCTGCAGAATCCACTCTATTTCAAGCATCAAGATTCAAAGCCACCGGGCCATAATTCTCTTGTCGAAGGAACCAGCGATGAGGCTGGACCTAATCAGGAGACAGAGCGCTGCATCTTGCCCAATCAACCTTCGAGGCTCGATGAACTGGGTCATGAGCAGCAGCAACCAGATCACAACTCATGCCCTGAAGATGCGAATTCTGGATGGAGGCAGAAGCCGGTGGCTTTTCTTGATGAGTTGTCGTCGAGTAGCATTTTGGGTAATCCAGTTTTGAGAGTTTCGGCTGAGGATCCGGTGACCGTGCCGCCGGGTGGTAAAATAGATGTAGGTTTTGGGACAGAAGCTGAGGGAATTCATTCAGTTAGACAAAATATtgtctttttgtaa
- the LOC121806293 gene encoding probable beta-1,3-galactosyltransferase 13, protein MPSSPKAFYARPSSNPRRSTLVIVLCLLLGLSTVFGIYGIMQSVRSSGCGDVKPLSVSVAWDKSSSADSSPPQKRHKVMGFVGVQTGFGSAGRRRALRQTWFPSNHQGLRRLEESTGLVFRFIIGRTNDRGRMSALKEEVTKYDDFLLIDIEEEYSKLPYKTLAFFKAAYALYDSDFYVKADDDIYLRPDRLSLLLAKERSHSQTYLGCMKKGPVFTDPKLKWYEPLGHLLGREYFLHAYGPIYALSADVVASLVALRNDSFRMFSNEDVTIGSWMLAMNVNHEDSKLLCQAECSASSIAVWDIPKCSGLCNPEKKMLELHKLETCSKSATLPSDEDEE, encoded by the exons ATGCCGTCGTCTCCCAAGGCATTCTACGCGCGCCCGTCTTCCAACCCCCGCAGATCGACGCTCGTCATCGTTCTCTGTCTGCTTCTCGGCCTCTCCACCGTTTTCGGAATTTACGGGATAATGCAATCGGTCCGGAGCAGTGGATGCGGCGATGTTAAGCCACTGTCAGTCTCTGTGGCGTGGGATAAATCTTCCTCCGCCGATAGCTCCCCACCTCAAAAGCGTCACAAGGTGATGGGATTCGTCGGTGTTCAAACCGGCTTCGGATCGGCGGGCCGGCGCCGGGCTCTGCGCCAGACCTGGTTTCCGTCTAATCACCAGGGGCTTCGACG GTTAGAAGAAAGCACCGGTTTGGTTTTCAGATTTATTATTGGTAGAACCAATGATAGAGGGAGGATGTCAGCACTTAAGGAGGAGGTGACCAAGTATGATGATTTCTTGTTGATAGATATTGAAGAGGAGTACAGTAAGCTCCCGTACAAAAC TTTGGCTTTCTTCAAAGCTGCTTATGCTCTTTATGACTCTGATTTTTATGTCAAGGCTGACGATGACATATATTTACGACCAG ATCGTCTTTCCTTGCTCCTAGCTAAAGAGCGGTCCCATTCACAAACATACCTCGGTTGCATGAAGAAGGGTCCTGTGTTTACTGATCCAAAGTTAAAATG GTATGAACCTCTCGGGCATTTGCTTGGGCGGGAGTACTTTCTTCATGCTTATGGTCCAATTTATGCCCTTTCTGCAGATGTTGTTGCAAGCTTGGTTGCATTAAGAAATGACAG TTTCCGAATGTTTAGCAATGAGGATGTGACCATCGGTTCGTGGATGCTTGCAATGAATGTCAATCATGAGGACAGTAAGCTACTATGCCAGGCAGAGTGCTCTGCCTCATCTATTGCGGTATGGGACATTCCCAAATGTTCAG GGCTGTGCAATCCTGAGAAGAAGATGTTGGAACTCCACAAGCTAGAGACTTGTTCAAAGAGTGCAACCCTCCCATCCGATGAAGACGAAGAGTGA